The following proteins are encoded in a genomic region of Zea mays cultivar B73 chromosome 9, Zm-B73-REFERENCE-NAM-5.0, whole genome shotgun sequence:
- the LOC118473436 gene encoding uncharacterized protein has translation MVLIDEEGGSAHAQIYPPLAAVFKPMIKEGNVYNVSYVQIKKANRMYKLVDNDIMIGFTKWTTVEELIEVPP, from the exons ATGGTCCTCATCGATGAGGAG GGTGGCAGTGCTCATGCTCAAATATACCCTCCACTTGCTGCCGTTTTCAAGCCCATGATAAAGGAGGGCAATGTCTACAACGTCTCCTACGTTCAGATCAAGAAAGCAAATAGGATGTACAAGCTTGTTGACAACGATATCATGATCGGTTTCACAAAATGGACGACAGTCGAGGAGCTTATTGAAGTGCCACCG